CCCCCAAGCTTGTACCCCTCAGCACCCAATTTATGCCCCAAAGTATGGGGGTATCGGGTTTCGGGGCCTCGCGACCTTTTTGGGTGGCCCGTGTGATGGAATCAGAATTCGAGGCGTTCGAAATGCCGCATGCCCACGTAAAGCGAGACAACCATCGTTAGCAACGTCGTCAACCCCGCCAGCACCGGGCCATAAGTGAGCCATGCCACTACGAGCGGGCTGAGTGAAATTCTAGCGGTTACCGTGGGCAGGAGGAATGAACTTTCGGCAATCATGCGGATATGCACCGGCAGGGCCGCCAGCACAAGGATCACGAGGATAAAGAACGTACTGAGCACGAGATTCACCGTCCCACCAAAGCCAGAGGCAATGCGGGCGGCGGAAAATGCACGAAAATTGGGGAACCGGGCCCCCAGCCCCACGGCAATGCCCGTCAGGCCAAGACAGCACAAAAACATGGCCCACTGGTGAGCGAGGAACACGTACGGTTCCACGTTGAGCATGGCATCGCTGAGAAAGACCAGCACCGCGCAGGGCAGAGGACAGAGCACAAGCGCGAATCCAAGTTTGCTCCACAGGATAGCCCGCCGCGAAATGGGCATCAGGCCCAGCACCCAAAAACGCGGCCCTTCGAGACTGATCAGGGGGAAAACAAATCGCGTAGTGAACGTGGTCAGAAGTAGGGCCACTACTGCCACATTGAGAAAGCTCACAAGATTGACCCATGCAAAGTAAAACTGCTCGTAGTAAAAACGGCGTAAGTTCAGGAAGTAAAACACCAGAAGCCCCACGAACACGAGCAATTGGGACCATTGCACTGGATCACGGCGGAAAAGCCGGATGTCCTTCAGGATGAGCTGCCGGGCGAACAAGGGAATGCCTCGGAATTCCTCAAGGACCAATCGGTCGAACAAATTTTGTCGCCGGATGGCACGCTTTTCCAACCGAGATGCCAGAGCCAGGTAGGCAGGCTGATAGATCTTCCCCGCCAACTGGACACAACACCACTGAAGAAAAAGCGCATTGGCCAGGATCAGGAGGAAAAACATCACGCCATCTTTATAATTACCGGCCGCCATGGCCAGCAGACCGGACGCCAACCACCAACTGGGGAGCAGTCGAAATTGCGTGATGCTCAGCCGGTCAAGAGTTCTTTCGAGCCACTGAACATTCAAAAACTGGTTGCGGGGAAGCCGACTGATCCACTGAAAGAGGACGAAAAGCCCAACAACCGCAACCACAATGGTCACGACAATCAGCATCCTTCGCAACTTGGGGATAAACCGAGCAAGCAGCAAACAGACGAAGGCTCCCCCGGCTGCCGGAATATAGACAAAGCTCACAAGATAAGGAACCATCGCCACATAGAAGGGCCAGTCTGCCTTCACAACCTGGGCATATCCTAAAAGGAGGGGAGTGGACAGAATGATGAACGCCCAACTGCTAAGCAGTACAGTCTCCGCATATTTGGTGAGGAAAATTCGTTCAAAGCGCACAGGCTGCGTCATGAGGAAGGCGGTGTCCGGAGCACGAAATAATCCGCTGTGCAACAGGATTGCCCCGGAAATCATGAGCATGATCGTGAGGGCCATGAAAAAGGTGCCGAACACATAGCGGACTGTCTGTTCGACCAGATCCGCGTAAGGGATCGTGGTTTCCAGGAATTGAAACCCCTCCGCGAAAAGTGCCAACAACCCCAGCCACAGTCCACCGCCCAAAATGACAACCAGCCATACTCGAAACCACGCCTGACTTAACGTCTGTCTGACCAGCGTGCGTGCTGTCAGTAGCAGCACCTTGCGGAACAAGGCCGCTTCCAATCGCGGCGAGATAAGGGCTATCGCGTTTTCCCGGGTAGGTTCCGTGAAGCGGCTTCTCTCGGCCATCGCTGCGAATTGATTCTCGGACATACTCACGTCATTCATCGGGAGTAAGCCTCACTGCTGGTTCGGACGTGTTTCGGTCGCGAGAACGCCGTTCTGACTTGATGATTCAAGAAACTCCCGAGTCACTTCGCATGCGGAATAGTCGCTCTCCTTTTGCGAGGACGTGCCCCGCTCGCGGTTGCCGATCAACGAGGATGTCATACCGACATCACCCACAGACGTTCCGATCGCCGGCGAGGAAAAAGAATTGGTTTCCTGCCGCTCCTCGGCCGTGAGCTGGAGAAATATCTCTTCCAGCGAAGCGTGATCGCTAGCCCGGGCTGATCGCAACTCCTCCACGGTTCCCACAAAAATCAGTTTGCCGTGATGTATGATTCCGATGCGATCGGCAATTTCTTCGGCGATGCTCAATGTGTGGGTGGACATGAACACAGCCGTGCCCGCCGCCGCTCGTTCGCGGAGCAGATCTTTCACCAGTTTGGTACTTCGCGGATCGAGCCCCACTGTGGGTTCGTCCAGAACGATCACTTTGGGATCATGGAGGACGGCGGCCGCAAACACGACTCTTTGCCGCATACCATGGGAATAAGTCTCGGTAAGTTCGTCGAGAAAATCACCAATTTCAAAACGCGCCACTTCGCGCTCAATTCGGGCGGCTAGTTCGCGACGGGATAATCCGCGGAGCTGCCCTACAAACTCAAGGAATTCTCGGCCGGTCAGTTTGTCGTACAGGTAGGGCTGGTCCGGCACGTAACCGATGCATTGGGCCGCCAGTCGATCGCGCCCGGTTGCGTCGTATCCGCATACCGAGACCCGTCCCTCGGTGGGCCGGAGAAGTCCCACCAGCATGCGGATGGTCGTGGTTTTGCCCGCGCCATTCGGCCCTAGAAAGGCAAACACTTCGCCCGGGGGAATATGGAGATCAAGTTGAGAGACAGCGAGTTTTTCGCCGTACCGCTTACTGACATTCCAGAAGTCAATCATGTGATCTGCCTTCCTCCGCAGGTTGTGCTTTCTCCAGTCGCTGGGCCAGAGTTTTGGCCTGAGCGTCACTCAGTCGGACGAGAACGAGGTAACCATCGCCCACCTTCGCTTCTTGTCGAAGGACCCTTCCGGAGGGCTCCACCCACAACCGGCCCCGCGGTGAAGAATGAGCACTCACAGTCTGGGCAGGGTCATTACGATAAACCACCACCCAGCAGGGACGGCGGCTGCCTTCCCACAAGATCATGTCGCGCCCCTCCACCTTGGCGTGGATGACATCGATGGGGTTTCCCGAAACAGCCTGATGAGGCAACGGAACGGGGCTGTAAATCTCAACCGTCCACTGCTGCCCTTCCCGTAAACCCGGTAGGCTTGCCTGGGGTGAGAACGAATCGGTGAGGATCGCGTCATTCCGAAAGGGGAGTTCTGTGGAATACATGAAGCTGCCACTTTGCAGCACCAGTTGAATCTGGCCTTTATCCACCGTACCACGAACAATCGCCAGCGATTCGGATACCCCCGGAGTTCGCAAGCGTGTCTGGAACGAGGAGAGTCTTTTGAGGGGGTCGAAGAAAAGGGTGGTCTCTACCTCTAAGCGCATCTTGAGGCCGGTGTCCGGCCCCCCCAATGCCTGCCACACGACCGGGAAAATCTCATGAACGGGTAATTCCCGGAATCGCACGAGATGACGCAGTTCGGTCACCTGTTCGTCAGAAACGGTCGTCTTGCTGACGGCCCAGCCGATTTCCCGCTCTCTCCAGAGAATCTTCCATCCCACCAGGCGATCCTGCTGATAGGCGTCGACGATCTCCTGCGACTTGGGTGGCGACCCCAGGAGAAAAGTCGGGAGGATCTTATCACGGATAAGCCAGCCCATGGTGGCCAGCCAGAAGCCGACCACCATGACTGCGTACCACCGACTGAAAATCATAAGCGCCAACGCTCCCGCAGAATAAGTTTTACCGGCTTACCATCCCTCTATGATTTTACCAGTGCAGAATGGCAAAGCATACGCGAGAACCCCGTCAACCCCCCGGAGTATACGGCGCGTCACTCAGGCAAGATGCTGAGCCATCCCCATTTTGGCAAGGAACCATGCTATGCCCCGGGCAAACTGTTGTAGGGGCAATTCATGAATTGCCCGCACCAGTGGCGTGGCTCGGGTGGAACCGGCCTTCCACTCCCTCGCATGATTCACGTGCAACCGGGACGCTCAATCCGCGTGGAACCCGGGTCTATTGGAAGGACACCTTCCACGCCGTGCGGTAAACCTCGGAGGGGCACGCCTGTCGTGCCCGATGAGGAGGGATGGGCATTCGATCGGTGGTGATCGGACCTGACAAGCAGGTCCCTCCGGACCGTCGAATTGGCGCGAACCGGCGTGGACGTCCGCGCCCTCATCGCCAAAGGAAAAGGTGGAATGTCTTACGGGAACATGGTGAAGCCACCGAAAACTGCCAGGCATGCTCCGGTAGTCCTTGGAGCAAGAAACTGCCCGTACTGTTCAGAATTCAGACGGCTCCGAATTGGCGCGGGGGTTGATCTCGGCGTAAATGGGAAATAGGAAAGCTGACGCGACGGCAGCAGGGCATGACAGCGACGTTGGTGAGTTCTATTGACGAAGAGCGATCTCATGGCAAACAACATCGATCCGGTGGCCGTGGTAACAGGTGGTGGAAGCGGAATTGGGCTGGCGGTGGCGGAATCGCTCGCCGGGGAGGGCTTTCGAGTAGCGATCTTGGGCCGTAATCCTGCTCGGTTGGAAAGTGCCGTCAAGAATTCCCGGTACGCGGATCGCCTTCGGGCATTTCCGTGCGACGTGGTGGATCGACAAAGGGTCAACACGACGTTTTCCGCCATCCGCGAGCAACTGGGCGTTCCCAAGGTTTTGGTCAATTCAGCGGGGATCAACGTCGCCAATCGCAGTATGGCGGTCCTTTCCCCGGACGATTGGGATCGCATTCTCGCCGTTCATGCAACCGGGACATTTAACTGCATGCAGGCCGTTCTGCCGATGATGCGCGAGCAGCGCGACGGCCTGATCATCAATATTTCGTCTATCGCCGGAAAGCGGGCCCTGGAACTGGCTGGCCCGGCGTATTGTGCGGGAAAATTTGCGATGACGGCCCTGGGCATGGCCGCGGGACTGGAGGAACGCCACAACGGCATTCGGATCACGAATATCTATCCGGGCGAAGTGAACACGCCCATTTTGGAGCAGCGCCCAACCCCTGTTCCCGAGGAGCAGCGCCGTCGCATGTTGCAGCCTGAAGATGTGGCCCAGGTGGTTCTCACCATTGTTCGTCTTCCGCCGCGTGCCCATGTTTGGGAGGTGGTCCTGACCCCGCTGTACCAGGCCTATGCCTAGTTGGGGCTGTTTCGTGAAACAAAACAAAGCGGATGGACTTTCTGAACCGGTTCGCACTGAAACACGATGGCTAAGTTAAGGTGCCCCATTTGCGGCAAACAATTCGATCCGGAGACCACGGACGCGATGCCGTTTTGCAGCCGCCGCTGCAAACTCATCGACCTTCGCCGCTGGCTCGATGAGGAGTACGGATTGCCGATGCCACGCGATGCTGACGAAGACGAGGAAGATGAGTGGAAGGTGCCGGAGGACGAGGAATAGGTCAAGCGTTGAGGTCTCTGGTCGTCCGTTTCCGACATCCGCGCCGCCATGGTTTAAGGCGAGTTCTCGCTGGCGGACGCCGGAAGTTGAATGAGTCTGGCCAGCCAAACGCCCTGGCAAGAAAACTCGCTGACGACCGGCTGTTGCCGAATTTCCTCGGGAATTTGATCAAGGTCTGCTCGGCGATGGTACATAACCATCCACCTGGCGTTTTTGGGAGGTGTTTTTGCGCCCGCTGGCCATCCTACTACCACCATTTCTTTCTCCGCCAGGGCAGGCGAGCCAAGCAAGATGCCGGCCGCCTGATAGGGGGCCAAACTCGGCCCAAAGACCAGCGTCTCTCCTTTATTGGCACGTTGAGCGGCAGCTGCCAATAGGGGTTCTGTGAGCGCATCGCCCCAGTAATTCACTTCGAATCCCAGCCGCTCGGCGCCGGCCAGTCCACCCACCAGCAGATTGTAGTAGCTCAACCAAGCTGGTCTGAACGCCACCACACCGACCGCCTGGAGCGCAAACAAACTGCCCAGCACGAAGTGCGGGCCGTAACGGAAACAGTGCCATGTCATCCGCGATATCCATTCCCAGATCAATTGGGTGCCCCTCCCCACAAGCAATGACCACATGGAATACACCGGAAGAAACAGTCGAACGCCATCGTACACGGGCACCCTGGGTGCTGTGAAAATCGCCAGGAAGAACACGATCGTGCCCAAAAAAAGGAAATCCGCGGCATCCATCTGGGGAACAAATGTTGAAACCCTGCCTTGAGGCGAGCGAGGCAACCAGTTTGAGAAGATGGCGATGCTACCCGCGATGAGCAAACCAACCGGCACTGTGACGAGAAACATGACCCAGGCGTAATGTCTGGGAACAAGGGTATCGTCCCATACGCGGCCGAGGTAGAAAACGTGGATGGGGGTTCGCTGCGTGCTTGTTGAGAGGTACAGCCTGAGGTGCTCGAATGTGTCAAACCAAAGCCACGGCCAGCCGATGTAGAAGATCAAAAGCCCGCTGGCCAGCCAGCAAAAGGCGGGAACAACCCCTTTTGAACGTCGTTGCCAGACAATCCAGACCAGAATGGGTAGTCCGCACAGCAATCCGTGAAAACGTGTCAGCAGGGCCAGTCCCCACACGGAACCCGCCAGCGCGAATGCCCACCACCGCCCGCTTCGCTCTGCCACAACCACAGCCAGGACCGCAGCCGTGCACATCAGTACCGTGATGGCGTCAAGCGCGGCGAGATGGGAGTGTCCAAACAATCGAGGCATGAAAACGAGAGAACAACCCGCCGCAAGCCCCCCAATAAGCCCATACCGATGGACGCCCGCCCAACATATGAGAAACACCAACACTCCGAAACACACAGCGGTGCCGAACCGGGCCGGGGTGATGGCCAGTTGGGAGAGCTCCTGGGGGGCTGGATCAAACAGCCAGTGGAACCATCCAAGGATCCAGTTTCCCAGAGGTGGATGGACCGGTGGGCCCTCCGGCGACCAGGCGAAGGTTTCTTTGACACACTCCCGGGTAAAAAACCGTGATCCATGACGCAGCAGCGAGGCCACCAGCCGCTTGCCGTAACCCACGTGATAAAGTTCATCGCAGGTGACGCCTGGTCCTCCTCGTTCTATCGCCACATCATGGATCGTCAGTGCGGTGATGCCGATAGCCACCGCCAGTGCGGCAGCCAGCCTGGCGTACGGCGGAACAGGAGAAGAGGGCTCAGACATAAACGACCTGCGCCTGCGAAAAATTCAATTGCCCAGGAGCCCGTCAACCGTGAATCTCTTCGATGCCAAACGGCAAATTGGATCGCGGCTTGTTGCACAAATCGGGATTTAATTCTTTGAACAGGAGGCTCGGCTGAATGTCTTGATTGTCCTGGTACTTGTCGCTCTTGTACTCCTCGTACTCGCCCTTAATCTCATGATAAAAGATTTGACAGATCGGAACGCCGGGATATATGCGAACCGGCTGAATCGCGAACATTTCAAGGGTCCAGTAACCACGAAAACCCACGTCCCCAAAACCAGCAGTCACGTGGACGAAAAGCCCCAGACGGCCGACTGAGGAGCGGCCTTCAATCATCGGCACGTAGCCATATGTTTCGGTTCGCTCCACCGTCCGACCGAGATAAAGCTGGTGGGGGGTCAACACGAGACCTTCTTCCGGGATGATAAGCCGTCGCACGCGATTGGGTTTTCGCATGTCGAGGACCACTTCCTCGTAGATCATCAGCTCGTTGTGGAGGGTCAAATCGTAACTGTTGGAGTTCAACCTCGCGGGATTAAACGGTTCGATGATGATCTTCTTACCCAGTTGTGCCAGAATCTCTTTTCCAGAAAGGATCATGGTCTCTCCTCAGTCAGTCTGCGCTCCACAATAAACTGCCTTGTTTTGTTCAGCAACCTGGGCAGCGAATCAAACAGGTCCGCACAGCCCATGCAAACGCAAACGCAGAACACTGATTTTCAGCTCTCGCGACGACTTCGGGAAGTAGCCCGCTTCCCTCTCTTGGACTCAGACGAGCTGTCGGTCTTCCCCGGACTCTTCGTGTTTCCTTCCACCCCGATTTTTGGGCAAAAACTGTTCATGGGACATTCGCTGCAGCGGGGCTTTTTCGCGGTGCAATATTTCCGACCATGCTTGATCATCCGATGACCGAAAGGGATCCACTGATCCTGGGGAACGAGCCGCATGAGGTCCTGTTCAATCTTCTCCGGGTCTTTCTCAGTGGTGAGGCCCAACCGCTGACTGATGCGTGCGACGTGGGTGTCCACAACCACTCCCGAAGGGATTCCATAAGCGGTTCCCAGGACGACGTTGGCTGTTTTTCTTCCCACGCCGGGGAGCGTGACCAGATCGTCCATCGAGGGAGGAACCTTCCCGCCATATTTTTCATCCAGAATTCGGCAGCATTCCTGAATATTTCGGGCCTTGTTCCGATAAAAACCGGTACTCTGAATGTCCTTTTCCAATTCAGTCAATGGCACGGTCGCGTAGTCCCGGGCGGTGCGATACTTTCTGAAGAGGTCTTTTGTCACCTGATTGACGCGTTCATCCGTGCACTGGGCGGAAAGTATTGTCGCCACCAAAAGCTCCAAGGGATTGGTAAAATTGAGCGAGCAGGATGCGTCAGGAAACTCTTTCTCGAGTACTTCCAGGACTCGCCGAATGCGTTGCGTGGGACCAGCAGCCATTGCTATCCAGGATCTCCTTGGTGTGGACACCGTAATTCTGGGAGCACTCCCGACCCAGTGCCTTGGGTGTGCAAGAAAGCCCTCGCTGAATTTTGACATTGTCCCCTGGAGTTTACCGTTGTCAAGCGAGTTTGGGCGCGAAATTCGCTTCTCGTGCTGCCTGAGAGCAGTCAGACGGTAACCAGGACGCCTGTTATTCTCGGGCAGCGGCAAGACGCGGTCAGGAGTCGACAAAACGGTCAGGTGGTGGTTGGGACCCCTGTGGACCAGTCTGAAGGGCAATGACACATGGATCATCAAGCCCTCTTCTTGATGGGAGTGAAGCTTTTCAACGCAGGAGAGTTTTTCGAGGCCCACGAAGTTTGGGAGGAAGTTTGGAGGGAAAGCGAGGAGCCGGATCGGTCTTTTTATCAGGGATTGATTCAGTTTGCGGTGGCCCTCGCGCACCTGGAACGGGGGAACCAGGTGGGATTTGAGCGCCTGGTTCAGCGGGCAGAAGAGCACTTGGCGGGATTTCCAGCCTCATTTGGGGGCATTCGCCTGGGCGAGCTGCGACGGCAGGTTGCGGAGCTGGTTCAATGGGTGGCAGACCTAAAACCCGGCCATCAGCCATATCCGAGGGGGGATTCTTGCCATACGCTTAGGGAAAACGAAACTTCCCTTGCTAACATGTCGATTCTCGCGTTGATTTCCGGGGTGAAAATAACGCTTGACGGTGAGGCCACACCTCAAAGCTGATCGGGTCGGCATTTCTAAGCTTGATCGTCTTATAACACGTAATAAGCATAATGTGTGAATCTTTGGTTGGAATTGTGCTCATCCGTGGTATGTCTTCTTGTGTGCAGTAAGACCCCGCATCACATACGGCCGGGAGCTGCTTGAGGTGCGTCCGCGGCACTCGGAAAGGATCACTGGGATTGCCTTGGTTACCGACGGGCTTTCCGGGAATTCTCAGATCGGCCGTTCCCTGAACCGGGGCTTGCAAAGGTTATCGGTTTTGGAGATACTGAAAAGCGTGAGGTCGAAAAGACCGGCGCTCAGGTTATTGACAAATCCCGCCGATACTTCATACAATGAGGCTTAGACTGGGCGGGGAGGGAGTACGGTCTACGCCCTAGTTGGGCCCGCTTTGCCTGTGATCGGCTGGGGTCGCTCAATCGGGCTTGCCAAGGCGGCACGTTTCGAAATTGTCCTACCGTAGTTATCCGCCTTGTCTGTAGTTCCGTCGGTGCAAGTCAACTCCGCACAGGCGAACATTGCTTGCGTTCAGAGACTCGGCAGGCAGACCGTTTTGTCCAGCTAAGGTCTGCTCTACCGATGTCGATCACACGGTAGTAAAGCCTGCTGAGAAAGTCCCCACTGGGGGACCACTGCCAAAAGTTGGCAGGGCAACTGTGTTTTGGGGCGATGGCGAACCATTTCGTCGCCAAGAATATTGTGGTCGGTAGTGTTGGTGTCAGGTGTCTGTTTGTGGTTCTTGCGAGTGAACCTAGAAAGAGAGGTGTCCCATGCGAAACGTCTTCGATGCCATTAGCGAATTCGGTCACGATGAGGATTTCGATCCTGTTCCCACTGAAGAGTTTGTTCCCACCGATGCTCCTGCGGGTTCTCGGGCTAAATTGGAAGTGCTGGCGGAGCGTGTCCGGAAAGGCCTTCCGCTTTGGCATCCATTGGATCGAAGTGACTACAGCGGCCTGACCGGCGCTGTCGAGCCGCGCGACTGAGGCTTGTTTTTCGCGAACCGCCCGAGAGCCCGCCGAGTTCTCCTCTGTCCCTGGTGTCGTTCTTCGAACCGACCGGACAGACGTTGCTCGGCGGGTTTGTCTTTTCTTGGCAGGTTAAACAGGTCGGAAAGGTTAGATTGGAAATGGCGAAGACGCCGCTCCCGCGGAAAGCTAGGGGAGAGATGGCGGTTCCACCGGTGCGCGGGCTACGAGATACCGCTCTCCTGCCGCGTTGTAAAAAAGTACATCCTGCCTCTCCAGGTCCCAAATGGCCATAACTTTCATGAGCCGGGGACCCTGCACACAAAAAAGGGCTGCACAAGGAGCCCCCTTGCGAAAGAAGTAGCTCTCCTGCATCGGAAAAATCCCCGGCTCCAGTTGATTGGTTTCACAGAGGGTCTGATACACAAATTGCCGAACTTGTTCAGGAATGTCCGGCACATGCTGGAGAGGTTGACGCGGTGCAATCATGGGATGCTCATCTGGATGCTGCTGGGCAGGCTTGTGCAGGAAGCTCGGCTCCGGTGCCAAAAGGTTGGAAGCCAGGATATGTCACTTATCGACCATCCTGCCGAACCATCTTTCGCCCAACCGGGATGAGACGCTCTGCGGGAGTTACGGGAAATAAATGAACAATTCCCGTCGCGCAAATTCGACCAACCAGGAAAAACCAGGTTGGTCAGCGGGTAGGCGGTTATGTCCTGACGGGGCGATTCCTCACGAGGCGGCCACCAGCGGTCCGAGCTTTCGGGCCAGTTCGTCAAAATGGGATCGTTCCAGGGGATGGAGAGATTCTTTTTTCAGTCCCAATTTGACACCTGCCTGAAAAGCCTCAGCCGCCTCTTTGTTTTTCCCAAGTTGGGCCAGTGCTTGGGCGGCGTGGAAATAAAGAATTCCTGAAGGCTGGTCGTCCAGCGCTTCCTGAAGGATGGCGGTTGCCTGTTGCGGTTTGCCCTGCGCCATCAAAACCATGGCATAAGTATCGAGAAGATTGGCACCTGGGCCCGCTATGTTGATGGCTGTTTTGATGAGCTTTTCAGCCTCGTCGACGCTTGCCTTGCGAAGCGCCAAAATGGCGGCAAGGTTATTGAGGGCGATGATGTTTTTGGGATCTCGTTTGAGGACTTCGCGATATGCTTGTTCGCTTTCCGGAATGCGCTCCTGCAATCCATAAAAGTCGCCGAGAAGCAAAAGAAGAGATAGCGGTCGGTCGTGTTTTTGAAGGGCAGCGAGAACAATCCTTTCCACGCGGTCAGCAGCCGTCCGGTCTTGGTACACACGCCCCATGATGACCGTGGTGGCCACCCGCACGAGCGCCAAGTCGGCACTCTCCCAATTTTTTTCCAGCAGATCGAGCGACTCAGCCAGGCGGTCATGGCGGGCGAGGAAGGCAGCCAAAAGTACCGCTGCCTCGGGGTTCTTGTCCACGAACCGACGATAGATCGCTTCTGCAGTGGCGACGAAGCGCTTGGCCTCGTCGGGCTTGCCGATACGGGCGAGATAACCTGCGAGATATTCTGCCGTATCTCCTGCCAAAGCCCAACGAATCTGCTGGAGCCGTTCTTCCTCAGAAAGGGTTTGGGAATTGGCTTCCCCGGACGGCGTGCCGGTTGCAACCGTTTTTTCGCTATGCTGTTGGGAAGATGACGCATCAGACAGTTGTCCCGGCGACTTTTCGTCTGTCTGGTTGGCAAAGTCTTCGAGTAACTTGAGTGCCTCGTCGGAGCGGCCCTGCATCGTCCATAATCGAGCGCGGAGCGCCACCACGTTCATGTCGTCCGGGACCAGTTTTTCGAGCTGGCCAAGCCAGATCTCGGCCTCCGATGTTTGCGACTGATCAAGGAGGAATGTAACGTAGCGACGGACATACCGGGGTTCGTTGCCGTGTGACGCCAGGAGTGTCCGCATATGTCGGGCAGCGTTGGAGATGTCTCCGTCGGCCATGTAGAGCTGGGCCAAAATAAATCGATCTTCGGGCGTCGCGGCACTGTACTCGTTGACGACTTTTTCCAGAAGTTGGCGACCCTCGATTCGCTTTTTACGCTGTGGGTGAGCACTTAACAGAAGGGCCTCCGCACGAAGGTCCTGAATCGAGGGCTGCTGACCAGCCGTCCGGTTCTGCCGAATAAGTTCCAGTCCTTTTTGAAGGTTCTCGTATCCTCCCTGCGCTGCAAGCAGGAGAGCCATGCTCCGCCGTCCCCAGACGACGTCCGTTTCGGGAGCCTGAACCTGTCCACTTGTGATTCTTTCCAACTGGGCGCGGGCCGAGTCAGCACGGCCGGTCCGCAGGTAGAATTCCGCCACCTGCCGAATGATTGCGGGGTTGTCGGGTGCGATGGCGAGCGCCTCCTGGTACTGCTTTTCCGCCTCGTCGATCTGGCCGAGCACTTCGAAGACCTGGGCCATCACAAGCGGCGCGATCCCGCCTTCAATTCTCTGCCGTGCTTCATCGACAGTCTGCTTGGCTTTGATTTGATCGC
This is a stretch of genomic DNA from Thermogutta terrifontis. It encodes these proteins:
- a CDS encoding putative ABC transporter permease subunit, whose protein sequence is MNDVSMSENQFAAMAERSRFTEPTRENAIALISPRLEAALFRKVLLLTARTLVRQTLSQAWFRVWLVVILGGGLWLGLLALFAEGFQFLETTIPYADLVEQTVRYVFGTFFMALTIMLMISGAILLHSGLFRAPDTAFLMTQPVRFERIFLTKYAETVLLSSWAFIILSTPLLLGYAQVVKADWPFYVAMVPYLVSFVYIPAAGGAFVCLLLARFIPKLRRMLIVVTIVVAVVGLFVLFQWISRLPRNQFLNVQWLERTLDRLSITQFRLLPSWWLASGLLAMAAGNYKDGVMFFLLILANALFLQWCCVQLAGKIYQPAYLALASRLEKRAIRRQNLFDRLVLEEFRGIPLFARQLILKDIRLFRRDPVQWSQLLVFVGLLVFYFLNLRRFYYEQFYFAWVNLVSFLNVAVVALLLTTFTTRFVFPLISLEGPRFWVLGLMPISRRAILWSKLGFALVLCPLPCAVLVFLSDAMLNVEPYVFLAHQWAMFLCCLGLTGIAVGLGARFPNFRAFSAARIASGFGGTVNLVLSTFFILVILVLAALPVHIRMIAESSFLLPTVTARISLSPLVVAWLTYGPVLAGLTTLLTMVVSLYVGMRHFERLEF
- a CDS encoding ABC transporter ATP-binding protein, whose amino-acid sequence is MIDFWNVSKRYGEKLAVSQLDLHIPPGEVFAFLGPNGAGKTTTIRMLVGLLRPTEGRVSVCGYDATGRDRLAAQCIGYVPDQPYLYDKLTGREFLEFVGQLRGLSRRELAARIEREVARFEIGDFLDELTETYSHGMRQRVVFAAAVLHDPKVIVLDEPTVGLDPRSTKLVKDLLRERAAAGTAVFMSTHTLSIAEEIADRIGIIHHGKLIFVGTVEELRSARASDHASLEEIFLQLTAEERQETNSFSSPAIGTSVGDVGMTSSLIGNRERGTSSQKESDYSACEVTREFLESSSQNGVLATETRPNQQ
- a CDS encoding SDR family oxidoreductase; the encoded protein is MANNIDPVAVVTGGGSGIGLAVAESLAGEGFRVAILGRNPARLESAVKNSRYADRLRAFPCDVVDRQRVNTTFSAIREQLGVPKVLVNSAGINVANRSMAVLSPDDWDRILAVHATGTFNCMQAVLPMMREQRDGLIINISSIAGKRALELAGPAYCAGKFAMTALGMAAGLEERHNGIRITNIYPGEVNTPILEQRPTPVPEEQRRRMLQPEDVAQVVLTIVRLPPRAHVWEVVLTPLYQAYA
- a CDS encoding DNA gyrase inhibitor YacG, giving the protein MAKLRCPICGKQFDPETTDAMPFCSRRCKLIDLRRWLDEEYGLPMPRDADEDEEDEWKVPEDEE
- a CDS encoding ArnT family glycosyltransferase, producing the protein MSEPSSPVPPYARLAAALAVAIGITALTIHDVAIERGGPGVTCDELYHVGYGKRLVASLLRHGSRFFTRECVKETFAWSPEGPPVHPPLGNWILGWFHWLFDPAPQELSQLAITPARFGTAVCFGVLVFLICWAGVHRYGLIGGLAAGCSLVFMPRLFGHSHLAALDAITVLMCTAAVLAVVVAERSGRWWAFALAGSVWGLALLTRFHGLLCGLPILVWIVWQRRSKGVVPAFCWLASGLLIFYIGWPWLWFDTFEHLRLYLSTSTQRTPIHVFYLGRVWDDTLVPRHYAWVMFLVTVPVGLLIAGSIAIFSNWLPRSPQGRVSTFVPQMDAADFLFLGTIVFFLAIFTAPRVPVYDGVRLFLPVYSMWSLLVGRGTQLIWEWISRMTWHCFRYGPHFVLGSLFALQAVGVVAFRPAWLSYYNLLVGGLAGAERLGFEVNYWGDALTEPLLAAAAQRANKGETLVFGPSLAPYQAAGILLGSPALAEKEMVVVGWPAGAKTPPKNARWMVMYHRRADLDQIPEEIRQQPVVSEFSCQGVWLARLIQLPASASENSP
- the dcd gene encoding dCTP deaminase; this encodes MILSGKEILAQLGKKIIIEPFNPARLNSNSYDLTLHNELMIYEEVVLDMRKPNRVRRLIIPEEGLVLTPHQLYLGRTVERTETYGYVPMIEGRSSVGRLGLFVHVTAGFGDVGFRGYWTLEMFAIQPVRIYPGVPICQIFYHEIKGEYEEYKSDKYQDNQDIQPSLLFKELNPDLCNKPRSNLPFGIEEIHG
- the nth gene encoding endonuclease III, which encodes MAAGPTQRIRRVLEVLEKEFPDASCSLNFTNPLELLVATILSAQCTDERVNQVTKDLFRKYRTARDYATVPLTELEKDIQSTGFYRNKARNIQECCRILDEKYGGKVPPSMDDLVTLPGVGRKTANVVLGTAYGIPSGVVVDTHVARISQRLGLTTEKDPEKIEQDLMRLVPQDQWIPFGHRMIKHGRKYCTAKKPRCSECPMNSFCPKIGVEGNTKSPGKTDSSSESKRGKRATSRSRRES
- a CDS encoding DUF309 domain-containing protein — its product is MDHQALFLMGVKLFNAGEFFEAHEVWEEVWRESEEPDRSFYQGLIQFAVALAHLERGNQVGFERLVQRAEEHLAGFPASFGGIRLGELRRQVAELVQWVADLKPGHQPYPRGDSCHTLRENETSLANMSILALISGVKITLDGEATPQS